A window of Zingiber officinale cultivar Zhangliang chromosome 5A, Zo_v1.1, whole genome shotgun sequence contains these coding sequences:
- the LOC121981487 gene encoding thylakoid lumenal 15 kDa protein 1, chloroplastic-like isoform X2 — MAALIAHLNLAPPPPLSPKTKPSSSKWLFFLPPPQSRSGTRSASASFHPVQCPVDSSPLSLGVGIGRTSAIVLLAASLLVADPAFAYKGGGPYGIGVTRGQDLSGKDFSGKVLIKQDFKTSILRQANFKAAKLLGASFFDADLTGADLSDADLRGADFSLANVTKANLSNANLEGALTTGNTSFKGSNIYGAGRV; from the exons ATGGCAGCGCTCATCGCTCATTTGAACctcgctcctcctcctcctctctctccCAAAACCAAGCCCTCCTCGTCCAAATGGCTATTTTTCCTACCTCCACCTCAATCCCGCTCTGGTACGAGATCCGCGAGCGCAAGTTTTCACCCCGTTCAGTGCCCCGTGGACTCGTCGCCTCTATCTCTGGGTGTAGGAATTGGGCGGACGAGCGCCATTGTCCTCCTTGCCGCCTCGCTCCTCGTCGCTGACCCTGCCTTCGCGTATAAG GGCGGGGGTCCGTACGGAATCGGGGTGACGAGGGGGCAGGACCTCAGCGGCAAAGACTTCAGCGGAAAGGTCCTCATCAAACAGGACTTCAAGACG TCAATCCTGAGGCAGGCCAATTTCAAAGCTGCAAAGTTACTTGGGGCGAGCTTCTTCGATGCCGATCTGACAG GTGCCGATCTCTCTGATGCAGATCTCAGAGGTGCAGATTTTTCCTTGGCAAATGTAACTAAG GCAAATCTAAGTAATGCGAATCTTGAAGGTGCACTTACTACTGGCAATACATCTTTCAAAGGATCTAATATCTATGGAGCAG